A single region of the Arthrobacter sp. zg-Y820 genome encodes:
- a CDS encoding prenyltransferase: MLLVSSRPLSWVNTAYPFAAAYLITTGGIDLTWVLGTLYFLIPYNLAMYGINDVFDYESDLHNPRKGGVEGAVLDRGVHRITLWAAVVTNVPFLIALILLGNPLSWLVLAISVFAVIAYSAPGLRFKERPFLDSVTSSTHFVSPAVYGLVLAGAVFTPGLWAVLGAFFLWGMASQAFGAVQDVVPDREGGISSIATVLGARAVVRIAAAAYLAGGLLMLLIPWPAALGGLLAVPYILNLLPFRGISDADSEQANAGWKRFLKLNFLTGFLVTMLIIWYWPSR, encoded by the coding sequence ATGCTGCTGGTCTCGTCCCGGCCATTGTCCTGGGTGAACACCGCCTATCCCTTTGCCGCCGCCTACCTGATCACCACCGGCGGCATCGACCTGACCTGGGTGCTGGGCACGCTGTACTTCCTGATTCCCTACAACCTGGCGATGTACGGCATTAACGATGTCTTCGACTACGAATCGGATCTGCACAATCCGCGCAAGGGCGGGGTGGAGGGCGCCGTCCTGGACCGCGGCGTCCACCGGATCACGCTGTGGGCCGCCGTCGTCACCAATGTGCCGTTCCTGATCGCGCTTATCCTGCTGGGCAATCCGCTGTCCTGGCTGGTGCTTGCCATCAGCGTGTTTGCCGTCATTGCCTACAGCGCGCCGGGGCTGCGGTTCAAGGAACGGCCGTTCCTGGACTCGGTCACCTCCAGCACGCACTTCGTCTCACCGGCGGTCTACGGGCTGGTGCTTGCCGGCGCGGTCTTTACGCCGGGGCTGTGGGCGGTGCTGGGCGCGTTCTTCCTCTGGGGCATGGCCAGCCAGGCCTTCGGGGCCGTTCAGGACGTGGTGCCGGACCGCGAGGGCGGCATCAGTTCCATTGCCACGGTGCTCGGAGCCAGGGCCGTGGTCCGGATCGCCGCCGCCGCCTACCTCGCCGGCGGGCTGCTGATGCTGCTCATCCCGTGGCCGGCCGCGCTCGGCGGTTTGCTGGCGGTGCCCTACATCCTGAACCTGCTGCCGTTCCGGGGGATTTCCGACGCGGACTCGGAGCAGGCCAACGCCGGGTGGAAGCGGTTCCTGAAGCTGAACTTCCTCACCGGTTTCCTCGTGACAATGCTGATCATCTGGTACTGGCCCTCCCGGTAG
- a CDS encoding lycopene cyclase domain-containing protein produces the protein MGAVYLLLLLASIACMGLLDHRFKLFFFADARRAALVTVIGLAFFLLWDLGGIGMDIFYRGETPIMLGVVLAPHLPVEEVFFLAFLCYLTMVLFGLVSLVLRRAALRRTQHQEAQR, from the coding sequence ATGGGTGCCGTCTATCTGCTCCTGCTGCTGGCCTCGATCGCCTGCATGGGGCTGCTGGACCACCGGTTCAAGCTGTTCTTCTTCGCCGACGCCCGGCGCGCGGCTCTGGTGACGGTCATCGGCCTGGCGTTTTTCCTGCTCTGGGACCTGGGCGGCATTGGCATGGACATCTTTTACCGCGGTGAAACGCCGATCATGCTCGGTGTTGTCCTGGCTCCGCACCTGCCCGTTGAAGAGGTCTTCTTCCTGGCCTTCCTCTGCTACCTGACCATGGTGCTGTTCGGCCTGGTCTCGCTGGTCCTCCGCCGGGCCGCCCTCCGCCGCACCCAGCACCAGGAAGCACAGCGATGA
- a CDS encoding lycopene cyclase domain-containing protein, with the protein MTYWALNAVFLVPAAAVLVFAVLRRTAAARPGVPGRKGVLAALAITAAVLLVLTAVFDNVMIAAGLFGYNPDRISGAFIGSAPLEDFAYALAAVLLLPALWLLLGTKPGSTTPPAVAVDTDTEEKQ; encoded by the coding sequence ATGACGTACTGGGCGCTCAACGCCGTGTTCCTGGTTCCGGCCGCCGCCGTGCTGGTTTTCGCCGTCCTGCGCCGGACTGCTGCTGCCCGCCCCGGGGTTCCCGGCCGGAAAGGCGTGCTGGCCGCACTGGCGATCACCGCCGCGGTGCTGCTGGTCCTCACCGCGGTGTTCGACAACGTGATGATCGCTGCCGGCCTGTTCGGCTACAACCCGGACCGGATTTCCGGCGCGTTCATCGGCAGCGCTCCGCTGGAAGACTTCGCCTACGCGCTGGCGGCTGTGCTGCTGCTGCCGGCGCTGTGGCTGCTGCTGGGAACAAAGCCGGGCAGCACGACCCCGCCTGCCGTTGCAGTTGACACCGACACCGAGGAGAAGCAGTGA
- a CDS encoding alpha/beta hydrolase produces MASIKAQAHHQRVRIRGYDVDIRTYGAGARNVVLVHGIGASGRYFSRLVDLLAQTCTVHTLEMPGFGSAPKPSHSLDMAGFAAVNCDALRATGIGSAQWVGHSMGCQVVTEMALLAPDLVTSVVLLSPTINRGERNAVLQGLRLAQDCLREPPAVNWMLLTDYLRAGPRWYLRTMPKMVRHRLEQRIGGVEVPVTLIRGGRDPIVPARWLQELAAARPGAVAVELPGQPHVCMFTEPARTAALLREAASGQ; encoded by the coding sequence TTGGCCAGCATCAAAGCGCAGGCACACCATCAGCGCGTGCGGATTCGGGGGTACGACGTCGATATCCGCACCTACGGCGCCGGCGCCCGGAACGTGGTGCTCGTGCACGGCATTGGGGCGTCCGGCCGCTATTTCTCCCGCCTGGTGGACCTTCTCGCACAGACCTGCACCGTGCACACGCTGGAAATGCCGGGGTTCGGTTCCGCGCCGAAGCCGTCCCACAGCCTGGACATGGCCGGCTTTGCCGCCGTCAACTGCGACGCCCTGCGGGCCACCGGCATCGGCTCCGCCCAATGGGTGGGCCATTCCATGGGCTGCCAGGTGGTGACGGAAATGGCGCTGCTGGCACCGGACCTGGTCACCTCGGTGGTGCTGCTCAGTCCCACCATCAACCGCGGCGAGCGCAACGCAGTGCTGCAGGGGCTGCGGCTGGCGCAGGACTGCCTGCGCGAACCGCCGGCCGTCAACTGGATGCTGCTCACCGACTATCTGCGTGCCGGTCCTCGCTGGTATCTGCGGACCATGCCCAAGATGGTGAGGCATCGGCTCGAGCAGCGCATCGGCGGGGTGGAAGTGCCGGTGACGCTGATCCGCGGGGGCCGCGATCCGATTGTGCCCGCCCGCTGGCTGCAGGAGCTGGCCGCCGCACGGCCCGGGGCCGTTGCCGTGGAGCTGCCCGGACAGCCGCATGTCTGCATGTTCACCGAACCGGCGCGGACCGCTGCGCTGCTGCGGGAAGCGGCCTCCGGGCAGTGA
- a CDS encoding squalene/phytoene synthase family protein produces the protein MVRETGLELYNRVAVETASVMIRSYSTSFGLASRLLRTRTRRQIEGIYALVRLADEIVDGVAAAADLPPAEVGRMLDDLEADTRQALRTGYSVNLVVHAFALTARATGITEELTTPFFRSMRADLLRTEHTPESFDDYVYGSAEVIGLMCLLCFLEGTSVSDDRLKQLKEGAQRLGAAFQKVNFLRDLADDFDALGRSYFPGVSVTSFSEPDKHRLLDDIDADLLVSGASIAELPPAARPAVALAQELFTELSRRLRATPAEQLRSTRIRVPNPVKLRIAAETLVTHRLRRSAPRGRTAGRLS, from the coding sequence ATGGTCCGCGAAACCGGCCTGGAGCTCTACAACAGGGTGGCGGTGGAAACCGCGTCGGTGATGATCCGCTCCTACTCGACGTCCTTCGGACTCGCCTCACGGCTGCTGCGGACCCGGACCCGGCGGCAGATCGAGGGCATCTACGCGCTGGTGCGGCTGGCCGACGAAATCGTCGACGGCGTGGCTGCCGCCGCGGATCTTCCGCCGGCCGAGGTCGGCCGGATGCTGGACGACCTGGAGGCCGACACCCGGCAGGCCCTGCGCACCGGCTACAGCGTCAACCTGGTGGTCCATGCTTTCGCCCTGACCGCCCGCGCCACCGGCATCACCGAGGAACTGACCACTCCGTTCTTCCGGTCCATGCGCGCGGACCTGCTGCGCACCGAGCACACCCCGGAGTCCTTCGACGACTACGTGTACGGGTCCGCCGAGGTGATAGGCCTGATGTGCCTGCTGTGCTTCCTCGAGGGCACCTCCGTCAGCGACGACCGGCTGAAGCAACTGAAGGAAGGCGCCCAGCGGCTGGGGGCGGCGTTCCAAAAGGTCAACTTCCTCCGGGACCTCGCCGACGACTTCGATGCCCTGGGCCGCAGCTACTTCCCCGGCGTGAGCGTGACCTCGTTTTCGGAGCCGGACAAGCACCGGTTGCTCGATGACATCGACGCCGACCTGCTGGTGTCCGGTGCCTCCATCGCCGAGCTTCCTCCCGCGGCCCGGCCCGCCGTCGCCCTGGCCCAGGAACTGTTCACCGAGCTGTCCCGCCGCCTGCGGGCGACTCCGGCGGAGCAGCTGCGCAGCACCCGCATCCGGGTGCCCAATCCGGTCAAGCTGCGCATCGCGGCAGAAACCCTTGTCACCCACCGCCTCCGCCGCTCGGCGCCGCGCGGGCGAACCGCCGGAAGGCTGTCATGA
- a CDS encoding alpha/beta hydrolase, which translates to MKRRTNGRPGGSTNAGTNAGTSAGTSAGTGPWWRRRLMQARAWAADYAYVAYWQVRGFLFRKDPAVYLAPSKESAAGSQRCPVILIPGVYENWQFLRPLAEALSARGHPVHTVAPLGYNRGRIDRMAVLVQEYLVEHDLSGVVAVAHSKGGLIGKQLMLLPEGGRRVDRMVAVNTPFSGSVYANFFVLPSIRAFAPRNKFLRRLQESSDINARITSVYSRFDPHIPGGSHLPGARNIRLETMGHFRPIGDPRLLAVLEQELDGQA; encoded by the coding sequence GTGAAGCGGCGCACCAACGGCAGGCCCGGCGGCAGCACGAACGCCGGCACGAACGCCGGCACGAGCGCCGGCACGAGCGCAGGCACCGGACCGTGGTGGCGCCGCCGGCTGATGCAGGCCCGCGCCTGGGCGGCCGACTATGCCTACGTGGCGTACTGGCAGGTGCGCGGTTTTCTGTTCCGCAAGGATCCGGCTGTCTACCTGGCTCCGTCCAAAGAATCCGCCGCGGGCAGCCAGCGCTGCCCGGTCATCCTGATTCCCGGCGTTTATGAAAACTGGCAGTTCCTGCGTCCGCTCGCCGAGGCCCTTTCCGCCCGCGGACATCCCGTGCACACGGTGGCGCCGCTGGGCTACAACCGGGGCCGGATCGACCGGATGGCGGTGCTGGTCCAGGAGTATCTGGTGGAGCATGATCTGAGCGGCGTGGTGGCGGTGGCGCACAGCAAGGGCGGGCTGATCGGCAAACAGCTGATGCTCCTGCCGGAGGGCGGCCGCCGGGTGGACCGGATGGTGGCGGTCAATACGCCCTTCTCCGGATCCGTCTACGCCAACTTCTTTGTGCTGCCGTCCATCCGCGCCTTTGCGCCCCGCAACAAGTTCCTGCGCCGGCTGCAGGAGAGCAGCGACATCAATGCCCGCATCACCTCGGTGTACAGCCGTTTTGATCCGCACATTCCCGGCGGCAGCCACCTGCCCGGTGCCCGCAACATCCGGCTGGAGACGATGGGGCACTTTCGGCCCATCGGCGATCCGCGGCTCCTCGCGGTGCTGGAGCAGGAGTTGGACGGCCAGGCTTAG
- a CDS encoding catalase — protein sequence MSNFTTTQTGTPVASDDQSLSAGANGAIALHDRYLVEKLAQFNRERIPERIVHAKGGGAFGEFVVTEDVSKYTRAAVFQPGAVTETVQRFSSVAGEQGSPDTWRDVRGFAMRFYTSEGNYDIVGNNTPVFFIRDGIKFPDFIHSQKRLPGSGLRDADMQWDFWTNSPESAHQVTYLMGDRGIPTSWREMPGFGSHTYQWINAAGERFWVKYHFTSNQGNHEIDGAEAEKIAGADADYYRRDLYEAIEAGNFPSWDLHVQVMPYEDAKTYRFNPFDLTKVWPHADYPLIKVGTHTLNRNPENFFAQIEQVALSPANLVPGIDASPDKMLMARIFSYPDAQRYRIGANYNQLPVNAPKAPLNNYSQDGAMRFSYNTPETPVYAPNTLGGPVADAALAGAGSWESDGALVRAAATLHSEDSDFGQAGTLYREVFDDAAKERFLETITGAVSGVQRPHIREAAIQYWTNVDATLGEKLRLNLATGDTTPIEKAEFVGVAE from the coding sequence ATGTCGAATTTCACCACCACCCAGACCGGTACTCCGGTTGCCAGCGACGACCAGTCGCTGAGCGCAGGCGCCAACGGCGCCATCGCCCTTCACGACCGTTACCTGGTCGAGAAGCTGGCCCAGTTCAACCGCGAGCGCATCCCGGAGCGCATCGTGCACGCCAAGGGTGGCGGCGCATTCGGTGAATTCGTTGTTACCGAAGATGTCTCCAAGTACACGCGTGCCGCTGTCTTCCAGCCGGGCGCCGTGACGGAAACCGTCCAGCGCTTCTCCTCGGTTGCCGGCGAGCAGGGCTCCCCCGACACCTGGCGCGACGTCCGCGGCTTCGCGATGCGTTTCTACACGTCCGAAGGCAACTACGACATCGTCGGAAACAACACCCCGGTGTTCTTCATCCGCGACGGCATCAAGTTCCCGGACTTCATCCACTCGCAGAAGCGCCTCCCGGGTTCCGGCCTGCGCGACGCCGACATGCAGTGGGACTTCTGGACCAACTCCCCCGAGTCCGCACACCAGGTCACGTACCTGATGGGTGACCGCGGCATCCCGACGTCGTGGCGCGAAATGCCCGGCTTCGGCTCGCACACCTACCAGTGGATCAACGCCGCCGGTGAGCGCTTCTGGGTGAAGTACCACTTCACGTCCAACCAGGGCAACCATGAAATCGACGGTGCCGAGGCAGAGAAGATTGCCGGCGCCGACGCCGACTACTACCGCCGCGACCTGTACGAGGCCATCGAAGCCGGCAACTTCCCGTCCTGGGACCTGCACGTGCAGGTCATGCCGTACGAAGATGCCAAGACGTACCGGTTCAACCCGTTCGACCTGACCAAGGTCTGGCCGCACGCTGACTACCCGCTGATCAAGGTGGGTACCCACACCCTGAACCGCAACCCGGAGAACTTCTTCGCGCAGATCGAACAGGTTGCCCTGTCCCCCGCGAACCTGGTCCCCGGCATCGACGCCAGCCCGGACAAGATGCTGATGGCCCGCATCTTCTCCTACCCGGATGCCCAGCGTTACCGCATCGGCGCCAACTACAACCAGCTGCCGGTCAACGCGCCGAAGGCTCCGCTCAACAACTACTCGCAGGACGGCGCCATGCGCTTCTCCTACAACACCCCGGAAACCCCGGTCTACGCACCGAACACGCTGGGCGGCCCCGTGGCCGACGCAGCGCTGGCCGGCGCCGGCAGCTGGGAGAGCGACGGCGCATTGGTACGCGCCGCTGCGACCCTGCACTCCGAGGACAGCGACTTCGGCCAGGCCGGTACCCTGTACCGCGAGGTGTTCGACGACGCCGCCAAGGAGCGTTTCCTGGAAACGATCACCGGTGCCGTCTCCGGCGTGCAGCGCCCGCACATCCGCGAAGCCGCGATCCAGTACTGGACCAACGTTGACGCGACCCTGGGCGAGAAGCTGCGCCTGAACCTGGCGACCGGCGACACCACGCCGATCGAAAAGGCTGAGTTCGTGGGCGTTGCCGAGTAA
- a CDS encoding Fur family transcriptional regulator, whose protein sequence is MTSTAAPTETTETWTGALRAHGRRVTKQRLAVLNAVERLPHSVADDVAAAVRGELPDISLQSVYVVLADLTDIGLLRKIEPPHSPARYETRVDDNHHHAICTECGRIEDVDCAVGHAPCLTPDNTHGMTIQIADVLYRGICADCAAKAS, encoded by the coding sequence ATGACATCGACAGCAGCCCCCACCGAGACCACCGAAACGTGGACCGGAGCGCTGCGTGCCCACGGCCGTCGGGTCACCAAGCAGCGGCTGGCGGTCCTCAACGCCGTCGAACGCCTGCCGCATTCGGTGGCCGACGACGTCGCTGCCGCAGTGCGCGGCGAACTTCCCGACATCAGCCTGCAGTCGGTCTACGTGGTCCTGGCGGACCTGACCGACATCGGCCTGCTGCGGAAGATCGAACCGCCGCACTCCCCGGCCCGGTACGAGACCCGCGTGGACGACAACCATCACCACGCGATCTGCACCGAATGCGGGCGGATCGAGGATGTGGACTGCGCAGTGGGGCACGCACCGTGCCTGACGCCGGACAACACCCACGGCATGACCATCCAGATTGCGGATGTGCTCTACCGGGGAATCTGCGCCGACTGCGCCGCCAAAGCTTCCTGA
- a CDS encoding MBL fold metallo-hydrolase translates to MFTRNVAEGIHRIEHAYVNTYLVEDDNGLAIIDAGLPGMWPELVRAVKELGYGPGSVSALVLTHAHFDHVGTAARIRQKFRTPILVHDADRYIAAHPYRYEHENNRFLYPVRYPRSIPYLGAMTAAGALNVRGVTDVHSLGGDSGSSLPGRPRILHTPGHTAGHVALHYPERDALICGDSLVTLNPYTGAKGPQIVSGAATANSPEALESLGLLAKTKAPLLLTGHGEPWTGGAEAAVQQALARGAS, encoded by the coding sequence GTGTTTACTCGGAACGTTGCGGAAGGAATCCACCGCATCGAGCACGCCTACGTCAATACCTACCTGGTGGAGGACGACAACGGCCTGGCCATCATCGATGCCGGGCTTCCCGGCATGTGGCCGGAGCTCGTCCGGGCAGTGAAGGAACTTGGTTACGGGCCGGGATCCGTCTCCGCCCTGGTGCTGACCCACGCACACTTTGACCATGTGGGCACCGCTGCCCGGATCCGGCAGAAGTTCCGCACACCGATTCTGGTGCACGACGCCGACCGGTACATTGCGGCGCATCCCTACCGGTACGAGCATGAAAACAACCGGTTCCTGTATCCGGTTCGCTATCCGCGGTCGATTCCCTATCTTGGCGCGATGACGGCGGCCGGGGCGCTGAACGTCCGGGGCGTCACCGACGTGCACAGCCTGGGCGGGGACAGCGGAAGCTCCCTTCCCGGCCGGCCCCGGATCCTGCACACGCCCGGGCACACTGCCGGGCACGTGGCCCTGCACTATCCGGAGCGGGACGCGCTGATCTGTGGAGATTCGCTGGTCACGCTCAATCCCTACACCGGAGCCAAGGGCCCGCAGATCGTCTCCGGCGCCGCCACTGCCAACAGTCCGGAGGCGCTGGAGTCCCTGGGCCTGCTGGCCAAGACAAAAGCCCCGCTGCTGCTGACCGGCCACGGGGAGCCGTGGACCGGCGGAGCCGAGGCCGCCGTCCAACAGGCGCTGGCGCGCGGCGCTTCCTAG
- the crtI gene encoding phytoene desaturase family protein, whose product MTRRTESAPPRTAVVIGGGITGLATAALLAREGLAVTVLEKQPVVGGRAGTWQSAGFSFDTGPSWYLMPEVFDHFFRLLGTSAAEQLDLVRLDPGYRVLFEGSAEPVDIAATRDENVKLFESLEPGAGARLEKYLDSAIEVYDMAKKRFLYSTFASFLPLLRADVLRRGPRLAQLLLQPLSSFVARKFTDPRIRQILGYPAVFLGSSPYTTPSMYHLMSRLDLADGVLYPMGGFTRLIDVIDSLARAEGVTIHTGAAVTRIRTSESASRRKPRATGVDYTDGSGQALTLEADLVVSAADLHHTETMLLPQRLQTYPERYWRRRIPGPGGLLLHLGVRGELPSLAHHTLLFTSDWKENFGKIFGRDKSVPDPASLYVCRPSATDPAAAPEGHENLFVLVPVPSDPALGSGGLDGGGDERIDRMADAVIAQISQWADIPDLADRITVRRTVGPQDFVQDLNSWRGTLLGPAHVLKQSAFFRGSNASRKVDGLLYAGGSTLPGIGLPMCLISAELVLKRLRGDTSTEELPVPAATPEPGPNQRSRS is encoded by the coding sequence ATGACCCGCAGGACCGAATCCGCACCGCCCCGCACCGCCGTCGTCATTGGCGGCGGCATCACCGGGCTGGCGACCGCCGCCCTGCTGGCCCGGGAGGGCCTTGCGGTCACGGTGCTGGAAAAGCAGCCGGTGGTCGGCGGGCGGGCCGGAACCTGGCAGAGCGCCGGCTTCAGCTTTGACACCGGACCGTCCTGGTACCTGATGCCCGAGGTCTTTGACCATTTCTTCCGGCTGCTGGGCACCTCAGCGGCGGAGCAGCTGGACCTGGTCCGGCTGGATCCGGGCTACCGGGTGCTGTTTGAAGGCTCCGCCGAACCGGTGGACATTGCCGCCACCCGGGACGAGAACGTGAAGTTGTTCGAGTCGCTCGAGCCCGGGGCCGGCGCCCGGCTGGAAAAGTACCTGGACTCCGCCATCGAGGTCTATGACATGGCCAAAAAGCGCTTCCTCTACTCCACCTTCGCCTCCTTCCTGCCCCTGCTGCGCGCGGACGTGCTGCGGCGCGGACCGCGGCTGGCCCAGCTGCTGCTCCAGCCGCTGAGTTCCTTTGTGGCCCGGAAATTCACCGACCCCCGGATCCGGCAGATTCTGGGCTATCCGGCGGTGTTCCTGGGCTCCTCGCCCTACACCACGCCGAGCATGTACCACCTGATGAGCCGGCTGGACCTGGCCGACGGCGTGCTGTATCCGATGGGCGGCTTCACCCGCCTTATCGACGTCATCGACTCGCTGGCCCGGGCCGAGGGCGTCACGATCCACACCGGCGCCGCAGTGACCCGGATCCGCACCTCGGAGTCCGCTTCCCGGCGCAAGCCCCGCGCCACCGGCGTCGACTACACCGACGGTTCCGGGCAGGCGCTCACTCTGGAAGCCGATCTGGTGGTCTCCGCGGCGGACCTGCACCACACCGAGACCATGCTGTTGCCGCAGCGACTGCAGACCTATCCGGAACGCTACTGGCGCCGCCGCATTCCGGGCCCGGGCGGCCTGCTGCTGCATCTGGGCGTGCGCGGCGAACTGCCGTCCCTGGCCCACCACACGCTGCTCTTCACCTCGGACTGGAAAGAAAATTTCGGCAAGATCTTCGGCAGGGACAAATCGGTTCCCGATCCGGCGTCGCTCTATGTCTGCCGACCCAGTGCCACGGATCCGGCCGCTGCGCCCGAGGGGCACGAGAACCTGTTTGTCTTGGTGCCGGTGCCTTCGGACCCAGCCCTGGGCTCCGGCGGGCTGGACGGCGGCGGGGACGAGCGGATTGATCGGATGGCCGATGCCGTGATCGCCCAGATTTCCCAGTGGGCGGACATTCCGGATCTGGCCGACCGCATCACCGTCCGGCGAACCGTGGGGCCGCAGGATTTTGTGCAGGACCTGAATTCCTGGCGCGGCACGCTCCTGGGCCCCGCGCATGTGCTCAAGCAGAGCGCCTTTTTCCGCGGCTCCAATGCCAGCCGCAAGGTGGACGGACTGCTCTACGCCGGCGGCTCCACGCTGCCGGGCATCGGCCTGCCGATGTGCCTGATCAGCGCCGAACTTGTGCTCAAACGGCTCCGCGGGGACACCAGCACCGAAGAGCTGCCGGTGCCTGCCGCAACGCCGGAGCCCGGGCCGAACCAGCGGAGCCGGTCCTGA
- a CDS encoding MFS transporter, whose product MPRLLADLSPLRESPEYRRLWTGTALSAVGTQLTLVAVSLEVYSLTSSSFYVGLLGLVGLIPLIVAGLYGGSIVDAYDRRKVALLSSVLLWVSTIGIAAQAWAGVGNIWLLYALVAVNAGASGLNHPARSAIIPRLVRPELLPAANALSMITFGLAMTVGPLLAGVLVARVGYGWTYTIDVVTFTAAMWAVYRLPPMPPEGEVQKAGLKSVLDGFRFLATRPNIRMTFLVDLAAMVMAQPRALLPAVGALLLGGGATTVGVLLAATAVGAFLAGLFSGPLGAVRRQGLAVLWSVAAWGLSVSAFGAVVVMAGRNEGDDPSAWLIPAAVAMGCAGIADSVSGVFRSTILQSATPDAMRGRLQGVFVVVVAGGPRLGDLVAGVDASFLGEGWAAVIGGLVCVVLVGVLARRQPRFARYDARHPEP is encoded by the coding sequence ATGCCCAGACTCCTCGCCGACCTCTCTCCGCTGCGCGAAAGCCCCGAATACCGGCGGCTGTGGACCGGAACGGCGCTGTCCGCCGTCGGCACCCAGCTGACCCTCGTGGCAGTGAGCCTGGAGGTCTATTCCCTGACGTCCTCCAGCTTCTACGTCGGGCTCCTGGGGCTGGTGGGGCTGATTCCCCTGATTGTGGCCGGCCTGTACGGCGGGTCGATCGTGGACGCCTATGACCGCCGCAAGGTCGCCCTCCTTTCCTCCGTACTGCTGTGGGTATCCACCATCGGCATCGCCGCCCAGGCCTGGGCTGGAGTGGGCAACATCTGGCTGCTCTACGCCCTGGTGGCGGTCAACGCCGGAGCCAGCGGCCTGAACCATCCGGCCCGCAGCGCGATCATTCCGCGGCTGGTCCGGCCGGAACTGCTGCCGGCGGCGAATGCCCTGAGCATGATCACCTTCGGCCTGGCCATGACCGTCGGACCGCTGCTGGCCGGGGTCCTGGTGGCCCGGGTGGGCTACGGCTGGACCTACACGATCGACGTCGTCACCTTCACCGCCGCGATGTGGGCGGTGTACCGGCTGCCGCCCATGCCCCCGGAGGGCGAGGTGCAGAAGGCGGGCCTTAAATCCGTGCTGGACGGGTTCCGTTTCCTGGCGACCCGGCCGAACATCCGGATGACGTTCCTGGTGGATCTGGCAGCGATGGTGATGGCGCAGCCCCGGGCGCTGCTGCCCGCCGTCGGCGCCCTGCTGCTCGGAGGCGGAGCAACGACGGTGGGCGTGCTGCTGGCGGCCACCGCCGTCGGCGCCTTCCTGGCCGGGCTGTTCTCCGGGCCCCTGGGCGCCGTGCGGCGGCAGGGGCTGGCGGTGCTCTGGTCGGTGGCGGCCTGGGGGCTGTCCGTGTCCGCCTTCGGCGCGGTGGTGGTCATGGCGGGCCGCAACGAGGGGGATGACCCCAGCGCCTGGCTGATTCCGGCCGCCGTCGCCATGGGCTGCGCGGGCATCGCCGATTCGGTCAGCGGCGTGTTCCGCTCCACCATTCTCCAGTCGGCTACGCCGGATGCCATGCGCGGACGGCTGCAGGGGGTGTTCGTGGTGGTGGTGGCCGGCGGGCCCCGGCTGGGTGACCTCGTGGCCGGCGTCGATGCATCCTTCCTGGGCGAGGGCTGGGCCGCGGTCATCGGAGGACTGGTGTGTGTGGTGCTGGTGGGGGTGCTGGCCCGCAGGCAGCCGCGGTTCGCCCGCTACGACGCGCGCCACCCGGAGCCGTAG